In a single window of the Mauremys reevesii isolate NIE-2019 linkage group 3, ASM1616193v1, whole genome shotgun sequence genome:
- the RARS2 gene encoding probable arginine--tRNA ligase, mitochondrial isoform X4, whose translation MAACPFRRSIASQLSRVLNLPPENLIKSISAVPVSKKRPVADFQLFVGSVIEDKSSDRSKPDLQLQTQRLAEKLKCDTVVSEISTGPGTVNFTINRELLAKTVLQQVFKDGSEYGIKSELFSMLPRRKIVVEFSSPNIAKKFHVGHLRSTIIGNFVANLKEALGHQVTRINYLGDWGMQFGLLGAGFQQFGNEEELQSNPLQHLFEIYVQVNKAAEEDENIKKLAQDFFRKLEARDQQTLSMWQQFRDFSIEEYVRIYKRLGVHFDEYSGESFYQEKSQEVLKMLETKGLLQKTIKGTRVVDLSEKRDLSLSSTVMRSDGTSLYITRDLAAAIDRMQKYNCDTMIYVTDKSQNTHFEQLFQILKLMGYQWAERCQHVSFGLVQGMKTRKGEVVFLEDVLNEARSRMLQNMASAKTSKELENPLETAEKIGLAALIIQDFKGLLSSDYQFSWDRVLQSRGDTGVFLQYTHARLHSLEQMYRNGQSTDINTACLQDPQVISVLQHLLRYDEVLYKSSEDLQPKHIVSYLLTLSHLAAVAHKTLPVKGSAPELAQARLHLFQAARSVLANGMKLLGITPVTQM comes from the exons CTTTCAAGAGTTTTAAACCTGCCACCAGAAAATTTGATAAAGTCAATATCTGCAGTTCCTGTCTCCAAAAAACG GCCAGTTGCTGATTTCCAGCTCTTTGTGGGTTCTGTGATAGAGGACAAGTCTAGTGATCGTTCaaagccagatcttcagcttcAAACTCAGAGGCTAGCAGAGAAG CTAAAATGTGATACAGTAGTGAGTGAAATCAGCACTGGTCCAGGAACAGTGAACTTCACAATAAATAGGGAATTATTAGCAAAG ACTGTGTTGCAGCAGGTATTTAAAGATGGCTCCGAATATGGAATAAAAAGTGAACTTTTCTCTATGCTTCCCAGAAGAAAGATAGTGGTTGAGTTTAG TTCACCCAATATTGCCAAGAAGTTTCATGTAGGACACTTGCGTTCCACGATAATAG GGAACTTTGTAGCAAACCTCAAAGAAGCGCTTGGACATCAAGTAACAAGAATAAATTACCTTGGAGACTGGGGCATGCAGTTTG GTTTACTGGGAGCTGGTTTCCAACAGTTTGGCAATGAAGAAGAGCTACAATCCAATCCTTTACAACACCTCTTTGAG ATATATGTACAGGTTAACAAAGCAGCAGAAGAAGATGAAAACATAAAGAAGCTGGCACAGGATTTCTTTAGAAAATTGGAGGCACGTGATCAGCAGACACTGTCAATGTGGCAACAATTTAGAGACTTCAGTATTGAAGAGTATGTCCGGATTTACAAG CGTCTAGGAGTGCATTTTGATGAATATTCTGGAGAATCATTTTATCAAGAGAAGTCCCAGGAAGTTCTAAAGATGTTGGAAACTAAAGGACTCCTTCAGAAAACAAT caAAGGAACAAGAGTAGTGGATCTTTCTGAAAAAAGAGACCTCTCATTGTCTTCCACTGTAATGCGTAGTGATGGGACATCTCTTTATATAACAAG AGATCTTGCTGCTGCTATAGACCGAATGCAGAAATATAACTGTGATACTATGATTTATGTG ACAGATAAAAGTCAAAACACTCACTTTGAACAGCTGTTCCAAATACTGAAGCTCATGGGCTACCAGTGGGCAGAAAG GTGTCAGCATGTGTCTTTTGGGCTAGTGCAGGGGATGAAGACACGAAAAGGAGAGGTGGTTTTCCTGGAAgatgttttaaatgaagctcGCTCAAGGATGTTACAAAACATGGCTTCTGCAAAAA CAAGTAAAGAACTGGAAAACCCTCTTGAGACTGCAGAAAAGATTGGGCTTGCAGCGCTCATAATTCAG GATTTCAAGGGTCTTCTATCATCCGATTATCAGTTTAGTTGGGACCGGGTTCTCCAAAGTCGGGGAGATACAGGCGTATTCCTGCAGTACACACATGCCAGACTCCACAG TTTAGAGCAGATGTATAGGAATGGGCAATCGACTGACATTAATACAGCTTGTTTACAAGATCCACAGGTCATCTCAGTCCTTCAGCACCTTCTCAG ATACGATGAGGTACTGTATAAATCCTCTGAAGATCTTCAGCCCAAGCACATTGTCAGCTACCTCCTAACACTCAG ccatcttgctgctgtggctCATAAAACGCTCCCTGTGAAAGGCAGTGCCCCTGAATTAGCCCAG GCACGACTCCACCTCTTCCAGGCTGCACGTTCTGTTCTAGCTAATGGAATGAAACTTCTTGGAATCACCCCTGTCACCCAAATGTAA
- the RARS2 gene encoding probable arginine--tRNA ligase, mitochondrial isoform X2, whose protein sequence is MAACPFRRSIASQGVWSQGHGDMDFSPWLAQSVFRLLSRVLNLPPENLIKSISAVPVSKKRPVADFQLFVGSVIEDKSSDRSKPDLQLQTQRLAEKLKCDTVVSEISTGPGTVNFTINRELLAKTVLQQVFKDGSEYGIKSELFSMLPRRKIVVEFSSPNIAKKFHVGHLRSTIIGNFVANLKEALGHQVTRINYLGDWGMQFGLLGAGFQQFGNEEELQSNPLQHLFEIYVQVNKAAEEDENIKKLAQDFFRKLEARDQQTLSMWQQFRDFSIEEYVRIYKRLGVHFDEYSGESFYQEKSQEVLKMLETKGLLQKTIKGTRVVDLSEKRDLSLSSTVMRSDGTSLYITRDLAAAIDRMQKYNCDTMIYVTDKSQNTHFEQLFQILKLMGYQWAERCQHVSFGLVQGMKTRKGEVVFLEDVLNEARSRMLQNMASAKTSKELENPLETAEKIGLAALIIQDFKGLLSSDYQFSWDRVLQSRGDTGVFLQYTHARLHSLEQMYRNGQSTDINTACLQDPQVISVLQHLLRYDEVLYKSSEDLQPKHIVSYLLTLSHLAAVAHKTLPVKGSAPELAQARLHLFQAARSVLANGMKLLGITPVTQM, encoded by the exons CTTTCAAGAGTTTTAAACCTGCCACCAGAAAATTTGATAAAGTCAATATCTGCAGTTCCTGTCTCCAAAAAACG GCCAGTTGCTGATTTCCAGCTCTTTGTGGGTTCTGTGATAGAGGACAAGTCTAGTGATCGTTCaaagccagatcttcagcttcAAACTCAGAGGCTAGCAGAGAAG CTAAAATGTGATACAGTAGTGAGTGAAATCAGCACTGGTCCAGGAACAGTGAACTTCACAATAAATAGGGAATTATTAGCAAAG ACTGTGTTGCAGCAGGTATTTAAAGATGGCTCCGAATATGGAATAAAAAGTGAACTTTTCTCTATGCTTCCCAGAAGAAAGATAGTGGTTGAGTTTAG TTCACCCAATATTGCCAAGAAGTTTCATGTAGGACACTTGCGTTCCACGATAATAG GGAACTTTGTAGCAAACCTCAAAGAAGCGCTTGGACATCAAGTAACAAGAATAAATTACCTTGGAGACTGGGGCATGCAGTTTG GTTTACTGGGAGCTGGTTTCCAACAGTTTGGCAATGAAGAAGAGCTACAATCCAATCCTTTACAACACCTCTTTGAG ATATATGTACAGGTTAACAAAGCAGCAGAAGAAGATGAAAACATAAAGAAGCTGGCACAGGATTTCTTTAGAAAATTGGAGGCACGTGATCAGCAGACACTGTCAATGTGGCAACAATTTAGAGACTTCAGTATTGAAGAGTATGTCCGGATTTACAAG CGTCTAGGAGTGCATTTTGATGAATATTCTGGAGAATCATTTTATCAAGAGAAGTCCCAGGAAGTTCTAAAGATGTTGGAAACTAAAGGACTCCTTCAGAAAACAAT caAAGGAACAAGAGTAGTGGATCTTTCTGAAAAAAGAGACCTCTCATTGTCTTCCACTGTAATGCGTAGTGATGGGACATCTCTTTATATAACAAG AGATCTTGCTGCTGCTATAGACCGAATGCAGAAATATAACTGTGATACTATGATTTATGTG ACAGATAAAAGTCAAAACACTCACTTTGAACAGCTGTTCCAAATACTGAAGCTCATGGGCTACCAGTGGGCAGAAAG GTGTCAGCATGTGTCTTTTGGGCTAGTGCAGGGGATGAAGACACGAAAAGGAGAGGTGGTTTTCCTGGAAgatgttttaaatgaagctcGCTCAAGGATGTTACAAAACATGGCTTCTGCAAAAA CAAGTAAAGAACTGGAAAACCCTCTTGAGACTGCAGAAAAGATTGGGCTTGCAGCGCTCATAATTCAG GATTTCAAGGGTCTTCTATCATCCGATTATCAGTTTAGTTGGGACCGGGTTCTCCAAAGTCGGGGAGATACAGGCGTATTCCTGCAGTACACACATGCCAGACTCCACAG TTTAGAGCAGATGTATAGGAATGGGCAATCGACTGACATTAATACAGCTTGTTTACAAGATCCACAGGTCATCTCAGTCCTTCAGCACCTTCTCAG ATACGATGAGGTACTGTATAAATCCTCTGAAGATCTTCAGCCCAAGCACATTGTCAGCTACCTCCTAACACTCAG ccatcttgctgctgtggctCATAAAACGCTCCCTGTGAAAGGCAGTGCCCCTGAATTAGCCCAG GCACGACTCCACCTCTTCCAGGCTGCACGTTCTGTTCTAGCTAATGGAATGAAACTTCTTGGAATCACCCCTGTCACCCAAATGTAA
- the RARS2 gene encoding probable arginine--tRNA ligase, mitochondrial isoform X3 → MDFSPWLAQSVFRLLSRVLNLPPENLIKSISAVPVSKKRPVADFQLFVGSVIEDKSSDRSKPDLQLQTQRLAEKLKCDTVVSEISTGPGTVNFTINRELLAKTVLQQVFKDGSEYGIKSELFSMLPRRKIVVEFSSPNIAKKFHVGHLRSTIIGNFVANLKEALGHQVTRINYLGDWGMQFGLLGAGFQQFGNEEELQSNPLQHLFEIYVQVNKAAEEDENIKKLAQDFFRKLEARDQQTLSMWQQFRDFSIEEYVRIYKRLGVHFDEYSGESFYQEKSQEVLKMLETKGLLQKTIKGTRVVDLSEKRDLSLSSTVMRSDGTSLYITRDLAAAIDRMQKYNCDTMIYVTDKSQNTHFEQLFQILKLMGYQWAERCQHVSFGLVQGMKTRKGEVVFLEDVLNEARSRMLQNMASAKTSKELENPLETAEKIGLAALIIQDFKGLLSSDYQFSWDRVLQSRGDTGVFLQYTHARLHSLEQMYRNGQSTDINTACLQDPQVISVLQHLLRYDEVLYKSSEDLQPKHIVSYLLTLSHLAAVAHKTLPVKGSAPELAQARLHLFQAARSVLANGMKLLGITPVTQM, encoded by the exons CTTTCAAGAGTTTTAAACCTGCCACCAGAAAATTTGATAAAGTCAATATCTGCAGTTCCTGTCTCCAAAAAACG GCCAGTTGCTGATTTCCAGCTCTTTGTGGGTTCTGTGATAGAGGACAAGTCTAGTGATCGTTCaaagccagatcttcagcttcAAACTCAGAGGCTAGCAGAGAAG CTAAAATGTGATACAGTAGTGAGTGAAATCAGCACTGGTCCAGGAACAGTGAACTTCACAATAAATAGGGAATTATTAGCAAAG ACTGTGTTGCAGCAGGTATTTAAAGATGGCTCCGAATATGGAATAAAAAGTGAACTTTTCTCTATGCTTCCCAGAAGAAAGATAGTGGTTGAGTTTAG TTCACCCAATATTGCCAAGAAGTTTCATGTAGGACACTTGCGTTCCACGATAATAG GGAACTTTGTAGCAAACCTCAAAGAAGCGCTTGGACATCAAGTAACAAGAATAAATTACCTTGGAGACTGGGGCATGCAGTTTG GTTTACTGGGAGCTGGTTTCCAACAGTTTGGCAATGAAGAAGAGCTACAATCCAATCCTTTACAACACCTCTTTGAG ATATATGTACAGGTTAACAAAGCAGCAGAAGAAGATGAAAACATAAAGAAGCTGGCACAGGATTTCTTTAGAAAATTGGAGGCACGTGATCAGCAGACACTGTCAATGTGGCAACAATTTAGAGACTTCAGTATTGAAGAGTATGTCCGGATTTACAAG CGTCTAGGAGTGCATTTTGATGAATATTCTGGAGAATCATTTTATCAAGAGAAGTCCCAGGAAGTTCTAAAGATGTTGGAAACTAAAGGACTCCTTCAGAAAACAAT caAAGGAACAAGAGTAGTGGATCTTTCTGAAAAAAGAGACCTCTCATTGTCTTCCACTGTAATGCGTAGTGATGGGACATCTCTTTATATAACAAG AGATCTTGCTGCTGCTATAGACCGAATGCAGAAATATAACTGTGATACTATGATTTATGTG ACAGATAAAAGTCAAAACACTCACTTTGAACAGCTGTTCCAAATACTGAAGCTCATGGGCTACCAGTGGGCAGAAAG GTGTCAGCATGTGTCTTTTGGGCTAGTGCAGGGGATGAAGACACGAAAAGGAGAGGTGGTTTTCCTGGAAgatgttttaaatgaagctcGCTCAAGGATGTTACAAAACATGGCTTCTGCAAAAA CAAGTAAAGAACTGGAAAACCCTCTTGAGACTGCAGAAAAGATTGGGCTTGCAGCGCTCATAATTCAG GATTTCAAGGGTCTTCTATCATCCGATTATCAGTTTAGTTGGGACCGGGTTCTCCAAAGTCGGGGAGATACAGGCGTATTCCTGCAGTACACACATGCCAGACTCCACAG TTTAGAGCAGATGTATAGGAATGGGCAATCGACTGACATTAATACAGCTTGTTTACAAGATCCACAGGTCATCTCAGTCCTTCAGCACCTTCTCAG ATACGATGAGGTACTGTATAAATCCTCTGAAGATCTTCAGCCCAAGCACATTGTCAGCTACCTCCTAACACTCAG ccatcttgctgctgtggctCATAAAACGCTCCCTGTGAAAGGCAGTGCCCCTGAATTAGCCCAG GCACGACTCCACCTCTTCCAGGCTGCACGTTCTGTTCTAGCTAATGGAATGAAACTTCTTGGAATCACCCCTGTCACCCAAATGTAA